One Arcobacter sp. F2176 genomic region harbors:
- a CDS encoding glycosyltransferase, whose protein sequence is MNKKLSIYYKLNNVLIEELLKDENISLYKKQSIFQKFTFKAKTFPAVYFHNGTLDEESIEMIENAKKTIANSYTMKQEIIKTCNITNDKVEVIYPTITSTYLKQKDSKEILSQEFNFEKNDKIILFHSKNLLKNGVLEFLDILASLSNDNYKAIIAGNKNQIYSLKFKFTKYNLDDKVIFIEDYRNIDLLYSVADIFILPTYVKAFSSNVLRAMFFKTAVFVSANSASKEVIDIFSTMDSPTDRSMQFKVEALLSNKDELKNIKKSNKESSSEFLFDIQFQRLKEIVLNI, encoded by the coding sequence ATGAATAAAAAATTATCTATTTATTATAAATTAAATAATGTACTTATTGAAGAACTTCTAAAAGATGAAAATATAAGTCTATATAAAAAACAATCTATTTTCCAAAAGTTTACTTTCAAGGCCAAAACTTTTCCTGCTGTTTATTTTCATAATGGTACTTTAGATGAAGAATCTATTGAGATGATTGAAAATGCTAAGAAAACGATAGCTAACTCATACACTATGAAGCAAGAGATAATAAAAACTTGCAATATTACAAATGACAAAGTAGAAGTTATCTATCCAACTATTACATCTACTTATCTTAAACAAAAAGATTCAAAAGAGATTCTTTCTCAAGAGTTTAATTTTGAAAAAAATGATAAAATTATTCTTTTTCATTCTAAAAACTTATTAAAAAATGGTGTTTTAGAATTCCTTGATATTTTGGCTTCTTTGAGCAATGACAATTACAAGGCAATAATTGCAGGGAATAAAAATCAAATCTATTCTTTAAAGTTTAAATTTACAAAGTACAATTTAGACGATAAGGTTATATTTATAGAAGATTATAGAAATATTGATTTATTATATAGTGTTGCTGATATTTTTATTTTACCCACATATGTAAAAGCCTTTTCCTCAAATGTTTTAAGAGCCATGTTTTTCAAAACAGCTGTTTTTGTAAGTGCAAATAGTGCTTCTAAAGAAGTTATTGATATATTTTCAACTATGGATTCTCCCACTGATAGATCAATGCAGTTTAAAGTTGAAGCTTTGTTATCAAATAAAGATGAACTAAAAAATATCAAAAAAAGCAATAAAGAGAGTTCTTCTGAGTTCTTATTTGATATTCAATTTCAAAGATTAAAAGAGATAGTATTAAATATTTAA
- a CDS encoding glycosyltransferase family 9 protein produces the protein MKIKKIFIEIPTWLGDAIMATPAIENIIKTYPNAKITLLGSYVSTQAFANYKNIEKVIVDDTKKKGNRYVNLYKLSKKIGKVDFAISFRRSISSKLLLFFIKAIKKFNYRRLKKNQIHQVIRYNDFVNHVLNLQNEVGDLKLYYKPFKYKKPTLGINPGATYGSAKRWYPEEFAKVAIKLASKYDIVIFGGPSEVDIAGDIEESLKSAGISNYQNLAGKTTVSELIEKIAGLNIFITNDSGPMHIAAAFKVQTYSIFGPTRYKETNQWNNLNEHIITKNLDCAPCMKRVCPLGHHDCMNLIKAEDVLKVINE, from the coding sequence ATGAAGATTAAAAAAATATTTATAGAAATCCCTACTTGGCTAGGCGATGCAATTATGGCAACGCCAGCTATTGAAAATATAATAAAAACATACCCCAATGCAAAGATTACCTTACTAGGTTCGTATGTATCTACACAAGCTTTTGCAAATTATAAAAATATAGAAAAAGTTATAGTTGATGATACAAAAAAGAAAGGTAATAGATATGTAAACCTTTATAAATTGTCAAAAAAAATTGGAAAGGTTGATTTTGCTATTTCTTTTAGGCGAAGTATTTCTTCAAAACTTTTATTATTTTTTATAAAAGCTATTAAAAAATTCAATTACAGAAGATTGAAAAAAAATCAGATACATCAAGTTATAAGATATAATGATTTTGTAAATCATGTATTAAATTTACAAAATGAAGTAGGGGATTTAAAACTTTATTATAAGCCATTTAAATATAAAAAACCAACTTTAGGAATAAACCCAGGAGCTACTTATGGAAGTGCAAAGAGATGGTATCCTGAAGAGTTTGCAAAGGTGGCTATAAAGTTAGCTTCAAAATATGATATTGTTATTTTCGGAGGTCCTAGTGAAGTTGATATTGCTGGAGATATTGAAGAGTCTTTGAAAAGTGCAGGAATATCTAACTACCAAAATTTAGCTGGTAAAACTACAGTTTCTGAATTAATTGAAAAAATTGCAGGATTAAATATCTTTATTACAAATGATTCTGGACCTATGCATATTGCAGCAGCTTTCAAAGTACAAACATATAGTATCTTTGGACCTACAAGATACAAAGAGACAAATCAATGGAATAATCTAAATGAGCATATCATTACTAAAAACTTAGATTGTGCCCCTTGTATGAAAAGGGTATGTCCATTAGGTCATCATGATTGTATGAATCTAATCAAAGCAGAAGATGTATTAAAGGTGATAAATGAATAA
- a CDS encoding YrbL family protein, translating to MGFLNLKESDYLGKGRERACYIHPEDNDKVIKVVYKSSENLNQNQLEHNYLSFLEKKGVSFSHLSKCFGFIQTNLGEGYIFNRIKDFDGKTSKSFKYMVLNGVLSPNLEIELLNELKRYLIDNNIIFVDIALSNIFCQEVSANKYKLIITDGIGGKRTGLKSKLYLYSKLFTKYKVKKQLKRLEKRYQKVIKEGILKKTRLVSE from the coding sequence TTGGGTTTTTTAAATTTAAAAGAAAGTGACTATTTAGGTAAAGGAAGAGAGAGAGCTTGTTATATTCATCCTGAAGATAATGATAAGGTTATAAAAGTAGTTTATAAAAGTTCGGAAAATCTAAATCAAAATCAATTAGAACATAATTATCTAAGTTTTCTAGAGAAAAAAGGAGTATCCTTTTCTCATCTTTCAAAATGTTTTGGCTTTATTCAAACTAACTTGGGAGAGGGGTATATTTTTAATAGAATAAAAGATTTTGATGGAAAAACATCTAAGTCATTTAAATATATGGTTCTCAATGGAGTTTTAAGTCCTAATTTAGAAATTGAATTGTTAAATGAACTAAAGAGATATTTAATAGATAATAATATTATTTTTGTAGATATTGCTTTAAGTAATATCTTTTGTCAAGAGGTTTCAGCAAATAAATATAAATTAATTATTACAGATGGTATTGGTGGGAAAAGAACTGGTTTGAAATCAAAACTTTATTTATATTCAAAACTATTTACAAAGTATAAAGTAAAAAAACAATTAAAAAGATTAGAAAAAAGATATCAAAAAGTTATAAAAGAGGGAATATTGAAAAAGACAAGGTTAGTAAGTGAATAA
- a CDS encoding YrbL family protein, with protein sequence MNSKIILKEEYFLSKGGERNCYINPNDKSKVIKIVHRQEKHNEQNKLEYKYYNYLQKNNISLKYLSKCFGFIDTNLGKGLVFERILDFDETPSVSFKFYLEEKLLDRLSEKKLINDLKDYLFENDILFIDVDLSNVFCQKISKNKYKLVIIDGLGARRLNWRFYLYLFSKKFTRYKIKKQWKKFYNNYLKYSKYD encoded by the coding sequence ATGAATAGTAAAATTATTTTAAAGGAAGAGTATTTCTTATCAAAAGGAGGAGAGCGTAATTGCTATATAAATCCAAACGATAAGTCAAAAGTAATCAAAATAGTTCATAGGCAAGAAAAACATAATGAGCAAAATAAATTAGAGTATAAATATTATAATTATTTACAAAAAAATAATATATCTTTAAAATATTTGAGTAAATGCTTTGGTTTTATTGATACAAATTTAGGAAAAGGTTTAGTCTTTGAGCGAATTTTAGATTTTGATGAAACTCCTTCTGTATCATTTAAGTTTTATTTAGAAGAAAAATTGTTGGATAGATTGTCAGAAAAAAAGTTAATAAATGATTTGAAAGATTATTTATTTGAAAATGATATATTATTCATAGATGTAGATTTAAGTAATGTCTTTTGTCAAAAAATCTCAAAGAATAAATATAAACTAGTAATTATTGATGGGTTAGGAGCTAGAAGATTAAACTGGAGATTTTATTTATACCTTTTTTCAAAAAAATTCACAAGGTATAAAATTAAAAAACAGTGGAAAAAATTTTATAACAATTACTTAAAATATAGTAAGTACGATTAA
- a CDS encoding glycosyltransferase family 9 protein has product MNLLISRHDKIGDFVVTLPLFKAIKEQFPKINITALVSKINFDFAKQIDFIDDVILYDKENLDITLDQIKSRKFDASISAYIDMTLGKLLFRSGIKKRVAPATKIAQIFFNKTVKQRRSKVEKTEWQYNLDLALKLFPTLKLEFTRPLLQLQTKKEKKVIFHPGFGGSSDGNLSLDDYIRLAKSVSSCDYEIIFTFGPDDANSKDYISNHLDFDAKIIDSKMSLFEFTSLLSSCYLFVSTSTGPMHLAGAVNIKTISFFGDSLFASSKRWATVSDEKNQHNFVISENYSSANYEEIEKAVGKLLENE; this is encoded by the coding sequence GTGAATCTTCTTATTTCAAGACATGATAAAATTGGCGATTTTGTAGTTACATTACCTCTTTTTAAAGCGATAAAAGAACAATTTCCAAAGATAAATATAACAGCACTTGTAAGTAAAATAAATTTTGATTTTGCAAAACAGATTGATTTTATAGATGATGTGATTTTATATGATAAAGAAAATTTAGATATTACACTTGATCAAATAAAATCAAGAAAATTTGATGCAAGTATTAGTGCATATATTGATATGACATTAGGTAAATTACTTTTTAGAAGTGGTATAAAAAAAAGAGTAGCTCCTGCTACAAAAATTGCTCAAATATTTTTCAATAAAACTGTCAAACAAAGAAGAAGTAAAGTTGAAAAAACAGAATGGCAATATAATTTGGATTTGGCATTGAAACTTTTTCCGACTTTAAAATTAGAGTTCACAAGACCTTTATTACAATTACAAACAAAAAAAGAGAAGAAAGTTATATTTCATCCTGGATTTGGTGGAAGCAGTGATGGAAACTTATCTCTTGACGATTATATAAGGTTAGCGAAAAGTGTTTCTAGTTGTGATTATGAAATAATTTTTACCTTTGGACCTGATGATGCTAATTCAAAAGACTATATATCTAATCATTTGGATTTTGATGCTAAAATAATTGATTCAAAAATGTCTTTATTTGAATTTACTTCTTTATTAAGTTCATGTTATTTGTTTGTAAGTACTTCAACTGGGCCTATGCACTTAGCGGGTGCTGTTAACATAAAAACAATATCTTTTTTTGGAGATAGTTTATTTGCTAGTTCTAAAAGATGGGCAACAGTAAGCGATGAAAAAAATCAACATAACTTTGTAATTTCTGAAAATTATTCTAGCGCTAACTATGAAGAAATAGAAAAAGCAGTAGGAAAACTTTTAGAGAATGAATAG
- a CDS encoding lipopolysaccharide kinase InaA family protein, with protein MNIKYKLKNEYKNIKEFLLNIKDFFKQNANTIHKARNELKVIEYKGIRTVVKAFKVPNVLNQIVYAYFRDSKAKKSYQNAIKLQSLNINTPSPIGYIEFFRNFLFKESFFISEKLDYEFTIREPLRNENLENRESIIKKFVQFTYNLHKNDVYHKDYSAGNILVQKKNDDYEFFVVDINRMQFKQISLELGLDNFAKLWLDEDSLQIIAKEYAKLAKVDEDKAIDILKDCDKKLKNFVEFKRKIRGKE; from the coding sequence TTGAATATAAAATATAAACTAAAGAATGAATATAAAAATATAAAAGAATTTTTATTAAATATAAAAGATTTTTTTAAACAGAATGCAAATACTATTCACAAAGCTAGAAATGAATTAAAAGTTATTGAGTATAAGGGGATAAGAACTGTTGTAAAAGCATTCAAAGTTCCAAATGTATTAAATCAAATTGTTTATGCATATTTTAGAGATTCAAAAGCAAAAAAATCGTACCAAAATGCTATAAAACTACAAAGTCTAAATATAAACACTCCAAGCCCCATTGGATATATTGAGTTTTTTAGAAATTTTTTATTTAAAGAGAGTTTTTTTATAAGTGAAAAATTAGATTATGAATTTACTATTAGAGAACCTTTAAGAAATGAAAATCTTGAAAATAGAGAATCAATAATAAAAAAATTTGTTCAATTTACTTATAATTTACATAAAAATGATGTTTATCATAAAGACTACTCTGCTGGAAATATTTTAGTACAAAAGAAAAATGATGATTATGAGTTCTTTGTCGTAGATATTAATAGAATGCAATTTAAACAAATTAGCCTAGAACTTGGTTTAGATAATTTTGCAAAATTATGGTTAGATGAAGATAGTTTACAGATTATTGCAAAAGAGTATGCAAAACTAGCAAAGGTTGATGAAGATAAAGCAATTGATATTTTAAAAGATTGTGATAAGAAGTTAAAAAACTTTGTAGAGTTTAAAAGAAAAATAAGAGGTAAGGAATAG
- a CDS encoding YrbL family protein, whose protein sequence is MLILNKENFIGKGNERECYIHPHDNNKAIKVSYDQKNGHTKQSDTEVKYYKKLLKRQNTNWKHLAKYYGEVETNKGKGFVVELIRDYDGEVSKSFKYYLEEYGLEKYSKELETYKKYFLDNCIIFNYGMMQGNILLRKNSEFDFDLVLIDGLGDVSHFTLLNSIPYFARRRINRRWDKFQKKYLNQKWIDAHRNKK, encoded by the coding sequence GTGCTCATATTAAATAAAGAAAATTTCATAGGAAAAGGTAATGAGCGTGAATGCTATATTCATCCTCATGACAATAATAAAGCAATAAAAGTTAGTTATGACCAAAAGAATGGTCACACAAAACAAAGTGACACTGAAGTTAAATACTATAAAAAACTTTTAAAAAGGCAAAATACAAATTGGAAGCATTTAGCTAAATATTATGGAGAAGTTGAAACAAATAAGGGAAAAGGTTTTGTCGTTGAGTTAATAAGAGATTATGATGGGGAAGTATCAAAAAGTTTTAAATATTATTTAGAGGAATATGGTTTAGAAAAATATTCAAAAGAGTTAGAAACCTATAAAAAATACTTTTTGGATAATTGTATAATCTTTAATTATGGAATGATGCAAGGAAATATACTTTTAAGAAAAAATAGTGAATTTGATTTTGATTTGGTTTTGATTGATGGATTAGGAGATGTTTCTCATTTTACTTTATTAAATAGTATTCCTTATTTTGCAAGAAGACGAATAAATAGACGTTGGGATAAATTCCAAAAAAAATATTTAAATCAAAAATGGATAGACGCACATCGTAATAAAAAATAA
- the kdsB gene encoding 3-deoxy-manno-octulosonate cytidylyltransferase: MNDIQILDCTLRDGGYINDWNFTNHQIDKIIYSLNKANVDIIECGYLNDENGLISNSTLFKDIDSVDRIFKGKEYKSSKKVVMINFKDFDIDNLPNKSITYIDGIRLAFHKKDLGNIFSHAKKIIEKGYELYFQPMITKNYTDLEFLQMLKEVNDLNPHAFYIVDSFGSMSLNEFSRYINLADNNLNESIYLGYHSHNNMQLAFSNAISLSLSKLNRNIILDSSIYGIGRGAGNLNTELIFDFMNKTFHKNYETMPLLEIIDDFLNSLMHRNPWGFSPAQFLSAAFNCHPNYASYLINKNTKHIAEINQMLSLIPEDKKISFDKNLIEKIYLDNYVASMKNSISDDFEIDKDKKILLIASGTSINDYENLIEEKIKTNKYVVISLNHKSKFDTDFNFFTNQKRFDEFVNQIDLSKSVISSNIKTDKSVFSVFDLSEYNCFENQIFINVALIAINLFFKKNFTEIEIAGLDGYDINKIENYNYNETNQVLDKKALEEENQILLSNLRLLNEKISIQFITPSIFKNELKLKIIGVIPARFKSSRFEGKPLCIINGIPMIKRTYEQAKKSKLLDELIVATEDERIKDYCDKENIPVILTSDNCLTGTDRIAEVSKEKHFDLYVNIQGDEPVIDPKSINEVISEYKIHQEKYIAYNLYKIIDDETEVTSNTIIKTIVNEKDELMYMSRLGVPFNKSKNKVKYKKQVCVYGFTKKALDVFSSRSKTINEQFEDIEILRFVDMGYTVKMKETFVDSIAVDVPSDIKKVETFLSERGLN; encoded by the coding sequence ATGAATGATATTCAAATTTTAGATTGTACATTGAGGGATGGAGGATATATTAATGACTGGAATTTTACAAATCATCAAATTGATAAGATAATCTACTCCTTAAATAAAGCTAATGTAGATATTATTGAATGTGGTTATTTAAATGATGAAAATGGATTAATATCAAACTCTACCCTTTTTAAAGATATTGATTCAGTTGATAGAATTTTTAAAGGAAAAGAATATAAATCTTCAAAGAAAGTTGTAATGATTAATTTTAAAGATTTTGATATTGATAACTTACCAAATAAATCAATAACTTATATTGATGGAATAAGATTAGCTTTTCATAAAAAAGATTTAGGAAATATTTTTTCGCACGCCAAAAAAATAATTGAAAAAGGCTATGAACTATATTTTCAACCAATGATAACTAAAAACTATACTGATTTGGAATTTCTTCAAATGTTGAAAGAGGTTAATGATTTAAATCCCCATGCTTTTTATATCGTTGATAGTTTTGGTTCTATGAGTTTAAATGAATTTTCAAGATATATAAATCTTGCAGATAATAATTTAAATGAATCTATTTATTTAGGTTATCATTCCCATAATAATATGCAATTAGCCTTTTCAAATGCAATAAGTTTGTCTTTATCAAAGCTTAATAGAAATATTATATTAGATTCTAGTATATATGGAATAGGAAGAGGAGCTGGAAATTTAAATACTGAACTTATTTTTGATTTTATGAATAAAACTTTTCATAAAAATTATGAAACGATGCCTTTATTAGAAATAATAGATGATTTTCTTAATTCATTAATGCATAGAAATCCTTGGGGTTTTTCACCCGCACAATTTTTATCAGCTGCTTTTAATTGCCATCCTAATTATGCAAGTTATTTAATTAACAAAAATACAAAGCACATTGCAGAGATTAATCAAATGTTAAGTTTAATTCCAGAAGATAAAAAAATATCGTTTGATAAAAACCTAATAGAAAAAATATATTTAGATAATTATGTTGCATCTATGAAAAATAGTATAAGTGATGATTTTGAAATAGATAAAGATAAAAAAATATTATTAATTGCCTCAGGTACTAGTATAAATGATTATGAGAACTTAATTGAAGAAAAAATTAAAACTAATAAATATGTAGTTATTAGTTTAAATCATAAATCTAAATTTGATACAGATTTTAATTTTTTTACAAATCAAAAAAGATTTGATGAGTTTGTTAATCAGATTGATTTAAGTAAATCAGTGATTTCAAGTAATATAAAAACAGACAAAAGTGTTTTTTCTGTTTTTGATTTATCTGAATATAATTGTTTTGAAAATCAGATATTTATAAATGTGGCATTAATTGCAATAAATTTATTTTTTAAGAAAAATTTTACTGAGATAGAAATTGCAGGATTAGATGGATATGATATTAATAAAATTGAAAACTACAATTATAATGAAACAAATCAAGTTCTTGACAAAAAAGCCTTAGAAGAGGAAAATCAAATATTATTATCTAATTTACGTTTATTAAATGAAAAAATATCAATTCAATTTATCACTCCTTCCATTTTTAAGAATGAGTTAAAATTGAAAATTATTGGAGTAATTCCTGCAAGATTTAAATCAAGTAGGTTTGAAGGTAAACCTTTATGTATAATAAATGGAATACCTATGATAAAAAGAACTTATGAACAAGCTAAAAAATCTAAATTATTAGATGAACTTATTGTTGCAACAGAAGATGAGAGGATTAAAGATTATTGTGATAAAGAGAATATTCCTGTAATTTTAACAAGTGATAATTGTTTGACTGGTACAGATAGAATTGCAGAAGTTTCAAAAGAAAAACACTTTGATTTATATGTTAATATTCAAGGAGATGAACCAGTTATTGATCCTAAAAGCATAAATGAAGTGATAAGTGAATATAAAATACATCAAGAAAAATATATTGCATATAATTTATATAAAATTATTGATGACGAAACAGAAGTAACATCAAATACAATTATTAAAACTATTGTTAATGAAAAAGATGAGTTAATGTACATGTCAAGATTAGGTGTGCCATTTAACAAGTCGAAAAATAAAGTTAAATATAAAAAACAAGTATGTGTATATGGATTTACAAAAAAAGCACTAGATGTCTTTTCATCAAGAAGCAAAACTATAAATGAACAGTTTGAAGATATTGAAATATTGAGATTTGTAGATATGGGATATACTGTAAAAATGAAAGAAACTTTTGTTGATTCTATTGCAGTAGATGTTCCCTCTGATATAAAAAAAGTAGAAACATTTTTAAGTGAGAGAGGATTAAATTAA
- a CDS encoding glycosyltransferase family 4 protein produces the protein MKNKNILEVCLSPDLGGLELYMANCSNALSNKFDVSCVVASNSKLKTYINNLEKYELKRNSSFSLFNSFRLSKIIDKKKIDIIHIHWTKDIPIVVLAKLFSKRKPKIVQTRHMTMTRFKSDFYHKFLYKNIDTIICVTKALEEQINKFIPSDIRPKTKLIYLGVDEVDFLKEEEITNFKQNLDVKNSFMIGLVGRINEFKGQHLLIDAMKELKAKNLDIKSYIVGHAMSKEYLEKLKEKVIENNLQDVVNFLGFTKEPHKFMQACDVILMTSKNETFGLVIIEAMKNNTAVIASNSGGVLEIIDDRKNGLLFENQNFHDLALKIEELYNDNKLLNILINNAKTKVNEEFNNKKQFEKLIEELNEIGD, from the coding sequence ATGAAAAATAAGAATATTTTAGAAGTATGTCTTTCTCCTGATTTAGGTGGATTAGAACTTTATATGGCTAATTGTTCAAATGCTTTATCAAATAAGTTTGATGTTTCATGTGTAGTTGCTAGTAATTCAAAATTAAAAACTTATATAAATAATTTAGAAAAGTATGAATTAAAAAGAAATAGTAGTTTTTCTTTATTTAATTCTTTTAGATTATCGAAAATTATTGACAAGAAAAAAATCGATATCATTCATATTCATTGGACAAAAGATATTCCAATAGTTGTTTTAGCTAAATTATTTTCTAAAAGAAAACCCAAAATAGTTCAAACAAGACACATGACTATGACTAGATTTAAAAGTGATTTTTATCATAAGTTTTTATATAAAAATATTGATACAATAATTTGTGTCACTAAAGCTTTAGAAGAACAAATAAATAAGTTTATTCCTAGTGATATTAGACCTAAAACAAAGTTAATATATTTAGGTGTAGATGAGGTTGACTTTTTAAAAGAAGAAGAGATTACTAATTTTAAGCAGAATTTAGATGTTAAAAATTCATTTATGATAGGTTTAGTTGGAAGAATAAATGAATTTAAAGGACAACATCTTTTAATTGATGCAATGAAAGAGTTAAAAGCAAAAAATTTAGATATTAAGTCATATATTGTTGGTCATGCAATGAGCAAAGAATACTTAGAAAAATTAAAAGAAAAAGTAATTGAAAACAATCTACAAGATGTAGTAAATTTTCTTGGTTTTACAAAAGAACCTCATAAATTCATGCAAGCATGTGATGTGATTTTGATGACTTCCAAAAATGAAACCTTTGGCTTGGTTATAATAGAAGCTATGAAAAATAACACAGCAGTAATTGCTTCAAACTCGGGTGGAGTATTAGAAATCATTGATGATAGAAAAAATGGACTATTATTTGAAAATCAGAATTTTCATGATTTAGCTTTAAAGATTGAAGAATTATATAATGATAATAAGTTATTAAATATTCTTATAAATAATGCTAAGACTAAAGTAAATGAAGAGTTTAATAATAAGAAACAATTTGAAAAATTGATTGAAGAATTAAATGAAATAGGGGATTAG
- a CDS encoding glycosyltransferase family 2 protein: MKITANIITLNEEKNIEAVIKSVQKVCDEVLVVDSLSTDKTCEIAEKLGAKVIKQEYLGDGPQKAFGEPFAKNNWILSIDADERLDLNAIEEIKKIDLENTPYDGFSFARKTYVGDNFIKLWYPDRVTRLYNKNKCAYSKVKGHAKVEAKNICDLEADMLHYSYTDYVHMIRTTEKFIKRGAQISYDAGKRASSFDPFIHGVGALFKALVLKGGAFHGIHGWNVAVISAFSSYMKYALMLELQKK; this comes from the coding sequence TTGAAAATAACGGCTAATATAATTACTTTAAATGAAGAGAAAAACATTGAAGCTGTTATAAAATCAGTTCAAAAAGTTTGTGATGAGGTTTTAGTAGTTGATTCTTTAAGTACAGATAAAACATGTGAAATTGCAGAAAAACTTGGTGCAAAAGTCATAAAACAAGAGTATTTGGGTGATGGTCCGCAAAAAGCTTTTGGAGAGCCTTTTGCAAAAAATAATTGGATACTTAGTATAGATGCTGATGAAAGACTTGATTTAAATGCAATTGAAGAGATTAAAAAGATTGATTTAGAAAATACACCTTATGATGGATTCTCTTTTGCAAGGAAAACTTATGTTGGTGATAACTTTATAAAACTTTGGTATCCAGATAGAGTTACAAGATTGTATAATAAAAATAAATGTGCATACTCAAAAGTAAAAGGTCATGCAAAAGTTGAAGCTAAAAATATATGTGATTTAGAAGCTGATATGCTTCATTATTCTTATACAGATTATGTTCATATGATAAGAACAACAGAAAAGTTTATAAAAAGAGGTGCCCAAATTTCTTATGATGCTGGAAAAAGAGCTTCATCATTTGACCCTTTTATCCATGGTGTTGGAGCTTTATTTAAGGCACTAGTTTTAAAAGGTGGTGCTTTTCATGGAATACATGGTTGGAATGTAGCTGTTATTTCAGCATTTAGTTCATACATGAAATATGCTTTAATGCTTGAGTTACAAAAAAAATGA
- a CDS encoding O-antigen ligase → MAEGLKHINTFHKYYFLFIPVLLVSLNKDQTITAIKVLTISFGCYSVYSILIYLGFFNNNEYGFNPNNPTGHLRYLISTQYMIFGTFLSALFLYYSQSKKEKGLFILIGLLCFFALFINNSRTSQLSFFLILLIFSLLFLKRYIFNIKALVLIFLLLFSSIYFLYENNKLSRFENAYNELNYVINNQEYKGSLGVRLYFNKVGLDILKENLFFGTGPHDNRILLQEIEKNDPNYLGDGGNGRIINHFHSEQMDTLTAYGLIGYSLLFFSIIFLVYSLRKQPLYYYQSLAVFLSLFFNSFANKTLSVRPLNYVYIVFFLLFAIIAFKSNEEEKEKIENNG, encoded by the coding sequence ATGGCTGAAGGATTAAAACATATAAATACTTTTCATAAATATTATTTTCTCTTTATTCCAGTACTTTTGGTCTCTTTAAATAAAGACCAAACAATAACTGCAATAAAAGTTTTAACTATAAGTTTTGGATGTTATTCTGTATATTCAATATTAATTTATTTAGGTTTTTTTAATAATAATGAATATGGATTTAATCCAAATAATCCAACTGGACATTTAAGATATTTAATCTCTACTCAATATATGATATTTGGAACTTTTTTATCAGCATTGTTTCTTTATTATTCTCAATCAAAAAAAGAAAAAGGACTTTTTATATTAATTGGATTATTGTGTTTTTTTGCTTTATTTATAAATAATAGTAGAACTTCTCAATTGTCTTTTTTCTTAATTCTTTTAATTTTTAGTTTACTTTTTTTAAAAAGATATATTTTTAATATTAAAGCATTAGTGTTAATATTTTTATTATTATTCTCATCTATATATTTTTTGTATGAAAATAATAAATTAAGTAGATTTGAAAATGCATATAATGAGTTAAATTATGTTATTAATAACCAAGAGTACAAAGGTTCACTAGGTGTTAGATTATATTTTAACAAAGTAGGACTAGATATTTTAAAAGAAAATTTATTTTTTGGAACAGGTCCTCATGATAATAGAATTCTACTTCAAGAAATAGAGAAAAATGATCCCAACTATTTAGGTGATGGAGGAAATGGCAGAATTATAAATCATTTTCATAGCGAACAAATGGATACATTAACTGCATATGGATTAATTGGATACTCTTTATTATTTTTTAGTATAATTTTTTTGGTTTATTCTTTAAGAAAACAACCTTTATATTATTATCAAAGTTTAGCAGTATTTTTATCACTATTTTTTAATTCATTTGCAAATAAAACACTATCTGTTAGACCACTAAATTATGTATATATAGTATTTTTTTTACTTTTTGCCATAATTGCATTTAAATCAAACGAAGAAGAAAAGGAAAAAATTGAAAATAACGGCTAA